ACCAATTTCGCCAAGCTCACGAGCTAATACCATATTAATGACAAACTCAAAGCATTCTCCAATAAAAGCAGCCAAAACTAAAAATAACGTACCTGTTAGAAATGTTTTCATCATCTTCTCCCTCTTCTTCTCTCTCTTTATCCATATGAGACAAGATGTAAAACATGACAATATATTTGTTTTGCCGAACGCTTCTAAAAACGTCTTGTCCCGAAAGGTCAGTCATTTTTCTTCAAAAATTTCTTTTAGGAAATAAAGGCGAAGGAATTAAACAAAATAATAACGTTTCATTCATGGGGAAATCATCTTTTTTCGGTCACAGACTTTTTCTTACTATCGTTAATCTAGTTCGCAAGCTGCAGAACTATTTTATATGGTAAAGGTACCGCGGAATATAAAAGAGCGCGCTCTTTGAAAGGGCGTAAATGATGGGGGAACAGGAAAAATCCTTTCCAGACTTGCTGCAACATTATAACGGTATGATTTTTCATCTGATCAAAAAATTAAATATTGAGGATCCAGAACAGGAGTTTTATCACCAAGCAGTCATTGCACTATGGAAAGCGAAAAGGAGCTTTAATCCGCAAAAAGGTTCCTTTTCCACGTATGCATACGCTTATATGAAAGGTGCATTACTGAACGAACTATCGAGGAGAAGCCATTTTTACGATCGTCATTCATTGCGTGAAGAGTGGTTTTGTAATGATGAAACGAGCGGATTCATCCATGAAACGGAGAGGCACATTTGGATTGAGCAAATATCAAAATCACTAACACGAAATCAATCTATCTGGTTGAAGAAATATTGTTTGGAAGGGAAAGATTCGACACAAATTGCAAAAGAATTAGGAGTCAGCGTGTCATTAGTGAAAAGCTGGAGAAGAGGAGCCATTTCTAAATTAAAAAAATGTCTCCGAAAAGAGTTTTTGCAAAAATAAAGAAAGCTGGCTTTTGCCAGCCTTAACTTCTAGGATCTTGTAAATATTGATAAATCACATTGCCGCCCCGCTGGGCAATTCCACGAAAATGCTTAAAATCTGGTCTTGAAACAAGTACTTTACGAAAAATCATAAACTGCTCTTTCGTAACTAAATACTCATTTAGCTCACCATCTTTCAATTTATCTAATATATCATTCGCTAGCTTTTCGTCCATTGAAATTTCCCCCTTTTTCAATAGTAATTTGGCAAAAAATGTTCGAAACCCTTTACAAGCTTTCAGAAATCATGCAAAATAATTATAAATTTAATTAAAGGAGAGAAAAAATGAATATTGCTCAAGTTGGGAATATCATTGAATTTAAAAATGGTCTCCAAGGTGTTGTGGAAAAAGTAAATGAAAACTCTGTCATTGTTGACTTAACGTACATGGAAAACTTTCGCGAGCTAGACTTAGAACATAAAACGGTTGTTAATCATAAAAATTATAAGATCATCAGCAACAGTCGCTAACTAACATATGGGAACGGAGAATGCTCAACCTCCGTTCCCATTTTTTCGACATTCATCTTGTGTTTTTTTTCATCGTTTAGCGATTATCAATTTTTTCAGGATATAAGTCGTGATTCATTAAACGGTATTCAGCCATTTTTTCGTATTTCGTTCCCGGTCGGCCATAGTTGACATATGGATCAATTGAAATTCCACCGCGTGGAGTAAATTTCCCCCACACTTCAATATAGCGTGGTTCCATTAATTCAATTAAATCATTCATAATAATATTGATGCAATCTTCGTGAAAGTCACCATGATTTCGAAAACTAAACAAATATAGTTTTAATGATTTACTTTCGACCATCTTCTTATCTGGTATATAGCTAATGTAAATGGTTGCAAAATCAGGCTGTCCTGTTTTTGGACATA
This genomic interval from Bacillus alveayuensis contains the following:
- a CDS encoding hypothetical protein (product_source=Hypo-rule applied); translation: MDEKLANDILDKLKDGELNEYLVTKEQFMIFRKVLVSRPDFKHFRGIAQRGGNVIYQYLQDPRS
- a CDS encoding DNA-directed RNA polymerase (product_source=KO:K00960; cath_funfam=1.10.10.10,1.10.1740.10; cog=COG1595; ko=KO:K00960; pfam=PF04542; superfamily=88659,88946; tigrfam=TIGR02937), which gives rise to MGEQEKSFPDLLQHYNGMIFHLIKKLNIEDPEQEFYHQAVIALWKAKRSFNPQKGSFSTYAYAYMKGALLNELSRRSHFYDRHSLREEWFCNDETSGFIHETERHIWIEQISKSLTRNQSIWLKKYCLEGKDSTQIAKELGVSVSLVKSWRRGAISKLKKCLRKEFLQK
- a CDS encoding 7-cyano-7-deazaguanine reductase (product_source=KO:K09457; cath_funfam=3.30.1130.10; cog=COG0780; ko=KO:K09457; pfam=PF14489; superfamily=55620; tigrfam=TIGR03139) is translated as MAGRKEEELQGVTLLGNQGTKYVFEYSPEVLETFENKHPNRDYFVKFNCPEFTSLCPKTGQPDFATIYISYIPDKKMVESKSLKLYLFSFRNHGDFHEDCINIIMNDLIELMEPRYIEVWGKFTPRGGISIDPYVNYGRPGTKYEKMAEYRLMNHDLYPEKIDNR
- a CDS encoding uncharacterized protein YkvS (product_source=COG4873; cath_funfam=2.40.30.20; cog=COG4873; pfam=PF09953; superfamily=50615); the encoded protein is MNIAQVGNIIEFKNGLQGVVEKVNENSVIVDLTYMENFRELDLEHKTVVNHKNYKIISNSR